The Winogradskyella schleiferi genome contains the following window.
TATAAATGGTTCCATTTTTTCGATCTGTAAAACTAGACCTGATTTCATTGAGAACAGTATCATTCCCATAACTGATGATCATTTTAATTTTATTGTCTTTGGTTAGCGTATATAAACGATGGGCAGCTGCGTCGATTTTTACACCTGTATCTTTCTGTACGCCTTCTAATACATCCCAAGTCTGTACCCATACCTCGTCATTTGTATTGTTTTTTTTGTATTCAATAGCATCAGGATAGGCACCTGGATAGGTAGCTCTGCCGTAATAATCGAGCTGATTAAAATACACCATTTGATTGTTGAGAAAGGCTTCCTTATCCATGCCTTCATCGTTTTTACGATTTGAAGTCCCATTATAGGCTTTAAAATCGTCTGTTAGATAGGACGCCATTTTCTCTTTATCTCCTGCAACAGAAGCGTCAACGAATGCCTCAACAGCATCGATAGCAGGATGCTCAATGTAAACGGTACCATTCTTTTTTTGTGCGTTGCTAATGAACATACTTAGCATCATGGCTACAATTACTATTTTTTTCATAATATTTGGTTTTAGGGTTCGCTTTATGGCGAACGGATTAGTATTAATATTTAATTTTATTCTATTTGACATCAACGGAATTATTCAAAACTTAAGCATTGTATTGTTGCAAGGTGTTTTCCACCGATTGAAAGGAAATTCCAAGCTGTTGTTTGGCCAATTGATTTTGATAAATCACTTTGGGTGCGTGATTTGGAGGTTTTTTATTAAGCATCAGCGACACGTCTGAAACGGGATAGGTTTCACTGGACAATAAATAATTTTTTCCATGTATACCTGTAATGATTGCGGTTTTGTAAACAGCAATGGCAACGTCCTTAACATTGACT
Protein-coding sequences here:
- a CDS encoding nuclear transport factor 2 family protein, with product MKKIVIVAMMLSMFISNAQKKNGTVYIEHPAIDAVEAFVDASVAGDKEKMASYLTDDFKAYNGTSNRKNDEGMDKEAFLNNQMVYFNQLDYYGRATYPGAYPDAIEYKKNNTNDEVWVQTWDVLEGVQKDTGVKIDAAAHRLYTLTKDNKIKMIISYGNDTVLNEIRSSFTDRKNGTIYNHHDNINTIRKAMYAFENGDIEKCLSYYSEDAKFSDINTTFGETSTKTETRANWKQFLDTFEIESIDMIGYPDYLEYEMGNGREVLSWWNFHLIRKSDKKKIEVPFHFSNGFDADGKIVSEMEYYSQTLLNAK